The genomic interval ATGTTACAACATAGTTGGAGAGGAGAAGTTGGGCCGAGTTACTTTTCTGAGTGATGATCCAGCGTTTGATCTTGTCCATGTCAGTCGGACCCACCACACAGGTGGCCCGAACCATGTCACGGACTTGGGTCCTCTTAGTGTAATTTCCCGGCGAGTCTCTCCATTGCTTCAAGAGAATTCCCTCGAGCCCACGGCGGTCGATGATCAAGCTCCGGTCGTGCGAGGGCAAAACGGTCACTTCACCATCGGACCTGCAAATTGCGGCCCACGTCTTCATGAAGTTGTCGAACGTTCTCCCGTCGCCGGCCGCATGGTGAAAAGCGAGTCCAATGGACACGCCGGCGCCAGGGAACAACGTGATTTGCACGGCGAGCAGTGGAATCGTGTGAGGGTCGCGTGATGAGGGCAGCAGCTGAGGCACGAGGGGGTGGAAGTCAGCGGCGTTTCTGGAGCTGTGGCCGCAGAGGTGGTGGAAGTCGCCGGAGGATTCAGCGAAAGTGAGGGGGACGGAGTCGGCTTGGGAGTAGACAATGCGGGGGCTGGCGGGGTAGGGTGGGGCGCAGAGGTGGCCAGCGAGGTGGTTGTAGTGGCGAAGGGTGAGGGAGAGGGAGTGTTTGAGAGCGGGGAGGGTGGCGGCGGCGGTGGCCGTGGAGAAGGAGGGAAGGTGGTAGAAGAAGAGGGGTTGGTGGGGGGAGAAGAGAAGCCATGGGATGTCGAAGAAAGTAAGAGGAAGAGATGTGGGTGGAGGGAGAGGAGGTGAGGGATGGACTCGGCAGTGCTCCACCACCTTCACGCCATGAATGGTAGGCGCagccatgagagagagagagagagagagagagagagagagagagagagagagagagagagagggttgagGTTTGAGTAGGTCGGAGGTGGACAAAACCGGGGGAGAGAGAGACGTTGCAATTGGGAGAAGCTAGGGCTGTCATTTGTAATGTGAGTTTAATTAATGATCGACGGTGAGACAGAGAGGGAGTAGTACTACTGAAACAGTGAATCAGTGATCGTTGATGCTCACCATGGTCAAAGTGTGCGTGGATGCCCTTCCAAATTTTGTCCATCTCAACTCCCTCTACTGTTAATGGGAGATCAGTAGTACTCCCCACTTATCTTTTAAGCTATAGAcctttttaatataaaaatatttagttTGTCTTATAATGGGTTAGGAAGAGATATTAATTATATAGATTTTGTCtttttatattgtttatatgtcTATTTTTTAAATATGAGACATGTGATAAATATGTCTATTCAATACTCGTAAATGTGAAAACTATTATCACATGTTTTACATCTAAAAGACAAATATATAAAGAGTTGGAAGGACATATTTATTGTATAATCTCTTCATAATGAATTGAGAAATTAGTAAATACActagatatatatatactagGCCTAATATGATTTTGTCATGTGCAAACAAATTGTttaattttattgaaatatatacaCATGACTAAATCATATTAGATTTGATTGTATACTTGTACGTAATAATTTCTTCAACTAATAATCCACCATTGTGTGGCGTCCTTCCTTTACCACTCTACACTCGAAGACAAAgattaaacattaaaaaaaagTTTGTAAAATCTAATAATTAACATCTGAACTCAAACGTTGTCGTCCAAAAAAGAGAGTTTCAAGTTCTTACTAAACACATTATTCAATTGATTGTTAtcaattttgataatattaactTTATATAGTAAATGAGTAATATAAGTGTCAAATAATAAGTAGAATTTATTTGTGTCTTCTACACACACATTGCAAGCATGTCCAACTTATGTAAAATACTGCTAATACAATAGCATGTTGCATCTATATATAAATCTTACGATCTTACGATGTGTATATGtaattttgtaaaatttataGAGTAAACATTTGATTTGTTTTTCTAATTAAGTACATGTAACTGCGCATCTTAGATTTCATGTGCATCTAAAGTTACTGATAAAGAAATGGTCTGAtcatattatatatttgtattatgaGAACATCTTGCATTCATAAGAAATATTATAAGATGTTTAATAGAAAAAATTGCCATGAATCTTTAAATGCGGCCATCTAACATTGTAGAAGTTATATTCCTAAAAATGCATAAGGATAGTCCAAACAAAATGTCCCCCTGAATTAGTTGCATCATCAAATTTAATGGTTCTTATTAAAGAAAAACCGAAACATGAAgaacaatgatatttttattcaaaagccGAGTCGTGAACACTACGTGCTTTAAAGAGGATACAAGTAGGGGTATTTATGCACTATTACATTATATAGATAATAATTATAAATCCCATGATTTGAGATAAGAACtgttttattcttatatatcctcTTTTTTGAATCAACTCTGATTTGTTAACATATATGACCCTCAGACATTGACTTTGGATCTTTGACATTCCCCAATCTTTATTGTAATAAACTGTCTCgaattttcatcatttaaatcTGCAGCAAACAAATGTGATTGTCAAGATGTAATCGTCGATATGCATGGTTAATACTTATAATATTTACTGAAATATAAAAATAACACGATTTAAACAAGTAGAACGTAAAAAAGAAGTACAAATTTTAATTAGGGTTTAAATGACAATGAATCCAGAGAGAAAGCATTAAGATTTTGTTTCAACTAAAATTAATTTGGGAAGAAAACACAAAATTGGgttcaaagaattcaaaaatcttaCCCAAACACAAAattaagatttcaaaaaatcgAGATACTCTCTTCATTAACTTTTCTAAAGCAAGACTTGTGTTGTTTGAATAAAGATTTGGTCCTCACAAAATTCCAAACGGATTCAATATTAATAAAccaataaaaatcaaaataaataacaTTTTGTTTGGaaacattaattttattttacaatttgaaatttatttgtagatttaaaaaaaaattatttaattttgtattatatgttttatttgcctcttaaaatttaaatttaaggtatGATGTTTGAAGCCCTAACTAAAAGTCAACACAATTAAAAATACTATATTACATATTTTGAATTGTAACACAATGGGTCGTCCAACTATTTTGACTTTATGACCACCTTTGAAAACAAGACTTGGTCAACGCAATCTCCTAAATTTTCATATCCTCTGcaatttcatcttttttattttttatttttttttaaaagttcatAATCCTTAAATTTAATACTCAAGGAAAAAATTACTGGACACAACATGCACAATTAATCACCTAAATTTTTAATACCACCCccaataatttaatatatttaccCCCTGTAAATTTCTATTTTTCTcgtaattttatttatttatttttttaaattcttatgACTATGATGATATTAAGAATCATCAAGCGCATAATCTTAAAATATTACGATATAATGCACTCACCAATAGATTtacttttttttataatatttatttattttaaaaataactaataaAAATTATTCGTGAATTTATTCCTTAAAATTGTATGCTtcaaaataaggaaaaaaaaccACTCGACACTATATATACAATTAATTAGTCACTAAATTTATGCTGCGCCTCTAATAatgttgttttatttattaaagcATCCACGCCCTATTATAAATTTATGTTTCTcgtaattttatttatttattctcttAAATACTTATCTTACTTTAAAATATGACGATGGTATCACCAAATCTTTATTTTCCTCAATAGTTCAAatctttattttcctttataGTTCAAGATACAAAGAATATTACGATATGATATGCAATCGTCAATATCTTtactttttttcttaattttatttatttatttattttaaaaaataataacgtCCACCCTCCAATGTGATTCGCCTAAATTTTTTCTCTCCcccataattaatattttttttggggaaaaaaacAGAGATAATTATTCTCCACCATGCAATATTAAACACACCATATTTAGAATTTACAATTGAACATTCCAAAATTGGCCAAACGCTGCACTATAAAATGGGTGGTCGGCCTCCCATAATTCCTCCTCAGGCTGCACAAACCAATTcggaaaataaaattattattctCGTATAATAATACTACAGCCGGAAACGACGCCGTCATGGAGATGAAGAAGGTTTCGTGTGCAGTCCTCTTCGCCGCCGCCGCCATGAGCGCGGTGGTCGCCTCCGCTCAAGATTCTGCAGCCCCGGCTCCCGGGCCAGCCAGCTCCTCGGCCGCCGCAGCCCTCCCCGCCGTCGGAGCCTCCATCTTGTCGCTCTTGGCCTATTACTTGCACTAATTGAATCGTTCGGTATATTTGAAGAAACGCAGAAGAGGAGAGGAGGGCATGTTTGGATGATTTGATTTCGCAAatttgtttttttcatttttcaaacccTTCTTCCCCTTTCTTTCTTCATGtgattctcttcttcttcctccctaTTTCATATTGATCCATTGACATGCAATAAAACAAATTTcgcatttgttattattattattgtgtaatttttttaatttggttGGGTGTATTAtaaaaattatcatttaatatcattaaaaatataaaaattgagtGATAATATCATTTAGTAATCtccaagataatatatatatactcatggAGAATATCGGAGTTATTAAATTGattccaatttttatttttgcttcgAAGGATGGCATGAAATATTTATAGTTGTATATGTTAAAGTTACAACAGAATAACAAATCTACTATTCGAAATTTAAAAAAGTGTTATATAAATGGAGAATCCTTTTAATTGTTTTCCGATTCTCCTCTAATACTAATAATTAATTTCAGCCAAAAAAGAATTCTCCATATGATATGATgtccctttttatttttcaaaatattcttaCACAAATATTGATGAggtaaaaaaattaataaaaaatattgctTTTATcttataattaatttataattactcatatcaatataaatatttattagtaacttttaattaattcataaatatttagTATATTTGATTCACTTTTTAACACTTTAAAATGTTAATGTTTGACATAAAAAAGGATTAAGTTACATAAACTTAGGTTACGTTTGATTTGCGGATTGGTTGTACAAGAAATTATGTTTTTACtcaataaaacaaacaaaaacatgAAACGTTTTATAAATCTATAATAAGAAATAGACAAACACGATAATTTTTTAGCGTGCATTCTCGTGTGTAAACTCTCAAATTTacgaaagaaaatgaaaaaaaaaaattatctacttcatagaaaggaaaacaaaaattatGAGCATAGTTAATAACTTTTACAAAGCATATAAgtcataaattttttaatttttaattcttaattCAATTATAAAACCAAGTTTAGAGAAATTTGTAAGGTCatcaggaaaaaaaattattatccaAATAtgttaacattataaaaattaattattaaaaactaATAAGGTAATAAAATTGATTTAGTGACAAAAATTGAGTCGATAATATGTAAAAAAAAGTTATGAATGTCATGATTAATATTAAACAGAGATAAAAGAATTtgttaattttgttaaaaatttATAGTGTGCTAATACAAGTGCCCAATAGGTAGCTCATCGAGAATGAAAACAAATTTGTCCATACAAATTTATGGCTAATTATAATCAATACATAAACatataacaataacaacaaaatcaaaccttaACCCTACTAGGTGAGTTcgattatatgaatttttttccGCTTACTTAATAAAAAATCAAGTATAAGAAAGTCCCAAAAGTAAAAAATCATGAGGTTTGTAAGGAGTTGTTTGGTAtcattattgttttttatttatgtttttgcaCCGTGAAAAAACATATTGTAcaaatgtgtttatttatattgttagttttctatttttgttactAGTTCTCATCTCTTtacaaaagaaaaatgaaaatcaggtttttataattttcaattagtttgaTAACTTattattagaaattttaatatcgagaattagtttttttttagattaaatcatCCATTTTGtgcacttttaaattaaaataaaaataaagtgataaaatatgaattaaaataataattaaaataaaatatacaataatTTAAAAACATAACATTCATAGTAAATCAGAGACTGAATACTAGAGAGGCGAAAAAAAttgtttaaatttatttgtataaataaaaaatcaaatataaaggATTAATgaattttaagaaattaaatgagTTTACATTAGTCATAACTGGCCCAGCTCgctcctctccctctccctctctgtGAAGTCTGAATGGCGGCCATCGTCTATCGTAGATTCTCCTCCAAGCTCCTAAGCACCTCTcgagcttcttcttcttcttctttaatctcCTCACTGTCCACTCGCCCCATTTCTCAAGATGCTCAAAACCCTAGTTCCACTCTCTTAACCCAATTCAACGCCCATAATTCCACCTGCACGTTCTCACTCTTCCCTAATAAAAAACCCTCAGACCCTTCACCCACACTCCCTAATTTCATCTGTTCTTCCACTAATTACACAACCCTTCGCAAATTCGAAGCATCATCAACAGACCCCAAACCCATATTTTTCGATCTCCGTCTCATTAGACTCTACTCTTGTTCTGCTCCCAacttcaaaaaccctaattttaaCTGGGTATCAGGAGAAAAACCTAAGCACTTTTCAACCTCTGATGCACCATCAGCTTCTGAAAGTGAAAAACCGCAAAACTCTAGTCCGTACCCCAGTCAAAACCCTGAGTTCAAGCACCAAGAGATCGAAGGACCGACTGTGGATCGTGATCTCTCTGCTCTTGCCAATGAGACCCGAGAGGTACTGTTAGAAATCAAGTGAAGTTTCTGAATTTCTTTGACACTCTGTTTGGAATGCAAATGAAAGtagaatttatttaatttacaagTGAATTCTTAATAAGAATTCATTTGTAAATGACTTGATGGGTTTGGCTTGCTATATATAAAACTGTGGAGCTCAGCTGAATTCTTGTCACGTTCGAATTATGATCCGATAGAATGTAGAAAAATGTCTTTCGATCTCAATTTTGTGAAATTCATTTATCAATTTTATTTGTTATAAGAACATGAATTCTGTGATCTGTTATTTAAGATTTCAATTCCATGATTCCTTATGCTTTCAAACAAAAAAAACTGCATATTTGTAAATGAGTATAAATTTAACAGAATTCAACTGTTCCGAACCAAGTCTTAAGTATTCCTATTTCATTTTATACCGTGCTTACCCGTAATTTTAAAGACTGTATTTCTAATGGGTGTCTATTACTTTATTTAAAGAAGACAGGACTGTTTTTCCATTTCACAGGCCAATCCAcattattttactttaattttttgttatcctatttttgtaatttattgcAAATGAGACACAGATTAATGTACACCATATTTTCCAACAGGTTCTAGAAGGATTGTTGAAGAACATCTATAGTCTGAGCAAAGGAATGGCTGTTCTGGGTATGGTGCAGCTAGGATTTGGAGCTTGGATTTCATATATAACTCGATCTGCTCCGATCATGGAGGTCGCAATTATGTGCTGTGTGGCTTTTGGGTTCCCTTTTTCGATGGCATTCATGTTGCGGCAATCATTGAAGCCAATGTTCTTCTTCAAGAAGATGGAAGAGCAGGGTAGGTTGCAGATTCTGACTCTAACGCTTCAAATTGCaaagaatttaaatattttctttgtgCGGGTTCGAGGAATTTCTTATTTATGCATTGCTGGTCTGTCAGTTGGCTTCTTGTTTACCTTGTTATCAAGATGATGAATTACACGTCTGTTCTGGTTTAattgataataaaaatgttatcTTTTTTGCTGGATTTGTTGCCCATGGAGCATGAACGTGAAAATATAGTATGCTGCCTTCCATATACACTCCTTCCAATCTTTATACTGGCATATTAAATTTAGATGTGACTGTTGACATAGATTCTGAGATCAGGATGAGCTCGAGTATGCTTGAGGGTTAATGCCTGCAAAAGTGGAGAGTGCAACTAGAGATGGGATCCAAATGGACTCTCTGATGCTTAAGTTAGTGATGAAGTTCTTCGAAAGGAGGAAACTGATAATGATGACTTACCTTCCTATGGAGAAACTCTACAAGAAACCTACCCATTCATGTGTTTGTGTGCCTATTTTCTAAATACTAAACATGTGGCTAATAGGTCCTACATTCATTAGTATGAGACATAAACTATAAAGAGTGAGATTCATTTGCCAGATGTTTAACATCTAAAAATCAAGCACACGGACAACATGGAAGAGCATCCTTGAATGAAGAAAGAAGTTTTCATTTGCGAATTAGTAGTGGTTAGTACATGGTGTGGTAGTTATGGATTAGTCTGGTAGGTCGGGAAGGCTGTAGGATTGAGTTCAGGCGAACAGGCCAGACCACACTTCCTCCCATCTTGGGAGTGTGCCTCTGCCCACATCTCTTAAGATGGATGGAGCCATCTCCTCATTCTTTGCTTGCATCAATAAGTATTATTGCTCATTAGAATTAGTTATTACACAAATTTTCTAGAAAGGAAACCATGTGCGTGAGCCTTAATATTTGCTTAAACTATGGTTGTCCCTTCTTCATTCTGCAGTGATGACAGCCCTCATTGTTGGGCTTAGGTGACCTGAATGTTGAGCTGCATATCTCCCTCTGAATACTGCCTCACAACTTAATACCAATTTTCATATGTTAATCTGTCTGATTAGCTGAGTTTTCATCTAAAAAGACTTTTAGATTCAACCATAAGTAGGGCATGGTTGCGAGAGGTTAATGCCTCAACAGTTCTGCATTTTAAGGTTTGTCATGTTGTAGATCACAGGTGGATGCATCATGTTCTGTTGAATGCTAAGGCTGCATTTTGAATCATGTGTTTGGGGCACTCAATTCAAATTCGTATAGATTTGGATGAAAATGTAGTTTTATATAACATTTTATTCTAATTCATATGAATTGAAATCCAAATTCTGAAGTGGAAGCTCCCAATTATAGGATTAAGTTTTTCCTTTTCAAGATCTTGTGTCATACAAGCATAGAAAATTTGCCAGGAGTTGCAAACACTGTAGGTTTACATGGCAAGGAGATGTagaaagttttatatatatatatattggcgaGCTGTTAGCTTGATTAGAATAAATTCATAATCTGGAGCAAGGAGATGTAGAAATTTATGTTTATTGATGAGCTGTTAGCTTGATTTAGAATAAGTTCATTGTTAGGAGCTTGGTTCTTCCAATAGTATAGAATAGGAATGGTATAATGGCCATGAAAGAATGTAATTTGCTGAGAAGAATTTTATAATTTGTTTGGTATGCAAGAATGGAATAAAATTGGACCTTATTATAGTTTACATTTTTGCTATATAATTTTTCTCTTCATTTATAGAATTTGAAAAATCATCAAATTGCAACGTCTTGGAAACACAAAGTTAGATTTAGTGCATGTCTTACATCACATGAAATTATTAGGTCAGGTTgtttaatttcatcacaatttaAACAATTCATCATATTCTTAGAGGCAGTTTTAATAATTTCTCGTCTAAATATTAATGAGATGTTGTGACGGGAGAGTGTCAAATATTATGAAGAATTATTGTCCCAGAAATTATTTTATGCCTATTGCCTTTCTTATTGGCCTGCTAGGGGGGATATGATTTAATGGCAATGGGAATTTAGGccccatttaattatgaaaaaaaaaatttattttttattttttaaaatttttaaaaaattataaaaactcaAACCTAGGTCAAAATCATATTGGATGCGGTTTGATTAGGTTAAcggtttagttttattttttagaaataaataatataaaaaggtagtagtaaaattgaaattttgcaGAATATATGCAATTGACCTTTGGCTCCAAACATAGAGAGATTGAATTGGAAAAATGTTCTCAAAGTAACAACCACAATATACAACGTTGGCCTTCTTTCCTTTATATAATTTACCTTTTTGCTTTTAGATTCAGTTTGGGTTGAGTTGTTTGCTGTTTCAATCTATCATTCCGTTTGCATGTTTGGTTTGTATGAAATACAGCTCACAACTTGATTCAAATATTTCCATGGTCATGCCTTGTAGGCTATTTGAATTGGGTTAGTTACccttaataattataaaaataccacattaattttttaattttttaatttttgtaaaaaagttgaaaatatgtttttattatttttaaaatttctaactatTACATTGCTAGAGAGTACGAAATTTGGACTTAGCgtggaaaaatattataaaaattttaagttttaaaataattgggaaaCTTTCGCTTCATTTTTAGTTTACTATTTTCAAGTTTTCTACACAAATTCTCAAAATATTCAAAgacttaaaataattttcaatagtGCAAAGTGAGGACCTTTTATCTCTGCAAAATTCACATATTTAaccaaaaaaaatgtatatacatattcattAGAGATACATTACCATTTATTTGTTTAGTGACGGATAAAAACGTTGAGTTATTTgatattactataaaaatttatgaaaataaaaataaaaaaattagcaactatttgaaattaaaacttgattaaacaaatacttatttttatctttaaataaaaaaaatataaaatataaaaaatatatataattaaaataataaaagtaaaaagtatacaaattaaaaataatattatgaaaataaaatcattataattatattagttgttattat from Malania oleifera isolate guangnan ecotype guangnan chromosome 9, ASM2987363v1, whole genome shotgun sequence carries:
- the LOC131165050 gene encoding malonyl-coenzyme A:anthocyanin 3-O-glucoside-6''-O-malonyltransferase-like: MAAPTIHGVKVVEHCRVHPSPPLPPPTSLPLTFFDIPWLLFSPHQPLFFYHLPSFSTATAAATLPALKHSLSLTLRHYNHLAGHLCAPPYPASPRIVYSQADSVPLTFAESSGDFHHLCGHSSRNAADFHPLVPQLLPSSRDPHTIPLLAVQITLFPGAGVSIGLAFHHAAGDGRTFDNFMKTWAAICRSDGEVTVLPSHDRSLIIDRRGLEGILLKQWRDSPGNYTKRTQVRDMVRATCVVGPTDMDKIKRWIITQKSNSAQLLLSNYVVTCAFVWVCLAKAKAEGKNEKMSTEGPVFFGFVAGGLARLDYPIPATYFGNCVAFGRATVKMGELVGGDGVVAAAKAIGSSIEKLNRGVLEGAERWIPDWELMVGSELHMTVSGSPKVGLYEMDFGWGRPKKIEDISIDGMGAISLTESREIKGGIEIGLVLKRATMYAFTSFFEEGLKVFQ
- the LOC131165051 gene encoding arabinogalactan protein 23-like gives rise to the protein MEMKKVSCAVLFAAAAMSAVVASAQDSAAPAPGPASSSAAAALPAVGASILSLLAYYLH
- the LOC131165052 gene encoding uncharacterized protein LOC131165052, which encodes MAAIVYRRFSSKLLSTSRASSSSSLISSLSTRPISQDAQNPSSTLLTQFNAHNSTCTFSLFPNKKPSDPSPTLPNFICSSTNYTTLRKFEASSTDPKPIFFDLRLIRLYSCSAPNFKNPNFNWVSGEKPKHFSTSDAPSASESEKPQNSSPYPSQNPEFKHQEIEGPTVDRDLSALANETREVLEGLLKNIYSLSKGMAVLGMVQLGFGAWISYITRSAPIMEVAIMCCVAFGFPFSMAFMLRQSLKPMFFFKKMEEQGRLQILTLTLQIAKNLNIFFVRVRGISYLCIAGLSVGFLFTLLSR